One stretch of Akkermansia sp. RCC_12PD DNA includes these proteins:
- the purL gene encoding phosphoribosylformylglycinamidine synthase subunit PurL, translated as MSAKTYRTVPVRDLSSDELLELSKQQKLSLSREDMEVVQQIFREVDRDPTDVELEVIAQTWSEHCKHRIFSASISHSVNGGAPETVDSLFKTYIKKPSEKIMERKPGFVLSAFDDNAGFIALDDKLAVCLKAETHNHPSAIEPYAGANTGLGGVIRDILGAGKGAKPIASLDVFCFGAPDTDPASITAPDVIHPLGIMRGVVRGVRDYGNRMGIPTVNGAIQFDPTYIYNPLVFCGTAGVIPRGDILKEMRPGLKVIVIGGRTGRDGLKGATFSSAALDEASHEEDFTAVQIGNPIEEKKTLDFILEARERGLIVFITDCGAGGFSSAAGEMLSVTGGEIFLDNAPLKEPGLISWEIFLSESQERMVMAVEEKDLPELQKLADTFQTELTVLGHSDNTGILKVWHKGELVCCLDNSKLHEAPVKKLSSVFTSGQGLTGQPMPDEDLGKSLETVMSDFAIVSREPIIREYDHEVQGNTILKPLAGATADAPQDGSVVDIDGSDKCMAMACAILPEWGKTDPYAMGTGTVDECVRQLILVGSNPDKIGLLDNFCMGNPEDPEELGRLVECVKAIARAADAYNAPFISGKDSFYNYFETEDGPINVPVTFLCSGFGVVESPDHAIGSSMRRDDSLLYLIGNTEDEMGGSVFARTHGVNDCKVPQTDCAKNMQLYKAYYNALTSGLVLSAHDVSEGGLAVTAAEMAFSGKGGVQLDLTKIPTVNGWKSPAIPLFSESTGRILVEVDPEFAADFEAAMEGFPCACIGRATPEKRLAVTCCGGEKVLDCELARLKKLWKDGLTPYY; from the coding sequence ATGTCCGCCAAAACCTACCGCACCGTTCCCGTGAGAGACCTGAGCAGCGACGAGCTGCTTGAGCTCAGCAAGCAGCAGAAGCTTTCCCTGTCCCGCGAGGACATGGAAGTCGTCCAGCAGATTTTCCGCGAAGTGGACCGCGACCCCACCGACGTGGAACTGGAAGTAATCGCCCAGACCTGGTCGGAACACTGCAAGCACCGCATTTTCTCCGCCTCCATCAGCCACAGCGTAAACGGAGGCGCGCCGGAGACCGTGGACAGCCTGTTCAAGACTTACATCAAGAAGCCTTCCGAGAAGATCATGGAACGCAAGCCGGGCTTCGTGCTCAGCGCGTTTGATGACAACGCCGGCTTCATCGCCCTGGACGACAAGCTGGCCGTCTGCCTGAAGGCGGAGACGCACAACCACCCCTCCGCCATTGAACCCTATGCAGGGGCCAATACCGGCCTGGGCGGCGTCATCCGCGACATTCTGGGCGCAGGGAAGGGGGCCAAGCCCATCGCCTCCCTGGATGTGTTCTGCTTCGGCGCTCCGGACACGGACCCCGCCTCCATCACCGCCCCGGATGTCATTCATCCGCTGGGCATCATGCGCGGCGTGGTGCGCGGCGTGCGCGATTACGGCAACCGCATGGGCATTCCGACGGTGAACGGGGCTATCCAGTTCGACCCCACTTACATTTACAATCCGCTCGTGTTCTGCGGAACCGCCGGCGTCATTCCCCGCGGGGACATCCTCAAGGAAATGCGCCCCGGCCTGAAGGTGATCGTCATCGGCGGCCGGACCGGGCGCGACGGCCTGAAGGGCGCCACCTTTTCTTCCGCCGCGCTGGATGAGGCCTCCCATGAGGAGGATTTCACCGCCGTGCAGATCGGCAACCCGATTGAAGAGAAGAAGACGCTGGATTTCATTCTGGAAGCGCGCGAACGCGGCCTGATCGTGTTCATCACGGACTGCGGCGCGGGCGGTTTTTCCTCCGCCGCCGGGGAAATGCTTTCCGTCACGGGCGGAGAGATTTTCCTGGACAACGCCCCCCTGAAGGAGCCGGGCCTGATTTCCTGGGAGATTTTCCTTTCCGAGTCCCAGGAACGCATGGTGATGGCCGTGGAGGAAAAAGACCTGCCGGAACTCCAGAAGCTGGCGGATACTTTCCAGACGGAGCTGACCGTCCTGGGCCATTCGGACAATACGGGCATCCTCAAGGTCTGGCACAAGGGGGAACTGGTGTGCTGCCTGGACAATTCCAAGCTGCATGAAGCCCCAGTCAAGAAGCTTTCTTCCGTGTTCACCAGCGGGCAGGGACTCACCGGGCAGCCGATGCCGGACGAGGACCTCGGCAAGTCCCTGGAAACCGTCATGAGCGATTTCGCCATCGTTTCCCGCGAACCCATCATCCGGGAATACGACCATGAAGTGCAGGGCAACACGATTCTGAAGCCCCTCGCGGGCGCCACGGCGGACGCACCGCAGGACGGTTCCGTGGTGGACATCGACGGCTCGGACAAGTGCATGGCCATGGCCTGCGCCATTCTTCCGGAATGGGGCAAGACGGATCCTTACGCCATGGGTACCGGCACCGTGGACGAGTGTGTGCGCCAGCTTATCCTGGTAGGCTCCAACCCGGACAAGATCGGCCTGCTGGACAATTTCTGCATGGGCAATCCGGAAGATCCGGAGGAGCTCGGCCGCCTGGTGGAGTGCGTAAAAGCCATCGCCAGGGCCGCGGACGCCTACAACGCCCCGTTCATTTCCGGCAAGGATTCCTTCTACAATTATTTTGAGACGGAAGACGGCCCCATCAACGTGCCCGTCACGTTCCTCTGTTCCGGTTTCGGCGTGGTGGAAAGCCCGGACCACGCCATCGGCTCCTCCATGCGCCGGGACGACAGCCTGCTGTACCTCATCGGCAATACGGAAGATGAAATGGGCGGCTCCGTCTTTGCACGCACGCACGGCGTGAACGACTGCAAGGTGCCGCAGACGGACTGCGCGAAAAACATGCAGCTGTACAAGGCGTACTACAATGCCCTGACTTCCGGCCTGGTTCTTTCCGCCCACGACGTTTCCGAAGGCGGCCTGGCCGTCACGGCGGCTGAAATGGCCTTTTCCGGCAAGGGCGGCGTCCAGCTTGACCTGACGAAGATTCCTACCGTGAACGGCTGGAAGTCCCCGGCCATTCCCCTGTTCAGTGAAAGCACGGGCCGCAT
- the purC gene encoding phosphoribosylaminoimidazolesuccinocarboxamide synthase, whose product MEPIYEGKAKRLYMTDTPNVLRMEYKDDATAGNGAKKAQFENKGKLNKAITLLIYRMLEGKGVKTHLVADVDDINIDVKKVSILPLEVIVRNIAAGSFSRRMGVKEGTPFKKPIVEFSYKDDDLGDPFINDDYARELGAATEEECAFLKKQALIVNDVLIDFFKQVGLTLVDYKIEFGRLAEDPSQIVLADEISPDTCRLWDIKTGEKMDKDRFRQDLGNVMEAYEEVLSRLQHKA is encoded by the coding sequence ATGGAACCTATCTACGAAGGCAAGGCCAAAAGACTTTATATGACCGATACTCCCAATGTCCTCCGCATGGAGTACAAGGATGACGCCACTGCCGGAAACGGCGCCAAGAAAGCCCAGTTCGAGAACAAGGGCAAGCTGAACAAGGCCATCACCCTGCTCATTTACAGAATGCTTGAGGGAAAGGGTGTGAAGACTCATCTGGTCGCCGACGTGGATGACATCAACATCGACGTCAAGAAGGTTTCCATTCTTCCGCTGGAAGTGATCGTGCGCAACATTGCCGCCGGTTCCTTCAGCCGCCGCATGGGTGTCAAGGAAGGCACCCCCTTCAAGAAACCCATCGTGGAGTTTTCCTACAAGGACGACGATCTGGGAGACCCCTTCATCAATGACGATTATGCCCGGGAACTGGGCGCCGCCACGGAAGAGGAGTGCGCCTTCCTCAAGAAGCAGGCGCTGATCGTGAACGACGTGCTGATCGACTTTTTCAAGCAGGTAGGCCTGACGCTGGTGGATTACAAGATTGAGTTCGGCCGCCTGGCGGAAGATCCCTCCCAGATCGTGCTGGCGGACGAGATTTCCCCGGACACCTGCCGCCTGTGGGACATCAAGACCGGCGAGAAGATGGACAAGGACCGCTTCCGCCAGGATCTGGGCAATGTGATGGAAGCGTATGAGGAAGTCCTTTCCCGCCTCCAGCACAAGGCCTGA
- a CDS encoding GreA/GreB family elongation factor: MHADLEKLLSLGRITPALAEKLDCISPGHYCFHSTWGAGKVISWNLPAKKLVIDFEENPEHEIALEFAPRILEFIGDDHFLAKRYEDPEFLISLAADDPVELVRLTLKGYGNSLTPEKLEAALKGTVIAEDKWKNWWDKVRAMLRTNVQFMMPTRKGERITLRTNTLSRAQAALEDYGKAADLKAKVRVLDSVKMENVVSEPDAVNTLIQAVNADVCNGGSLALQQVLELAILRDDLIAAVKNAEAAETACSLRSLVETGIEDVERFAEVLNSMPAVRQKRVYAVLPEIFGDSWTEKALELFDASGARAVGEIAKFLIEQGQEKTFIKHLKHSLLRQTLPAESLIWICRQRNDASKPLFGLPVGIAMLSLIEQDHMDGGPNRMLRLKNLFMEDKNMIQEMIRKQDVAEVRQFAKMLYNTSAFSEQDRGALMARVISVFPDLHSIVLDAMVDTSDKPEPIFVSWESLEARKKELEELVNVKIPENLHNKKISRAEGDLRENGGYQDAKEVEKVLNRRRAELEHALSLARGTDFTVTDTSRAAMGTKVTLQPLGGGDLVIYTILGAWDTNPEKHIVSYLSQVGKELTGKKVGDQVKIVPMDGDKKKVFTITAIEAAF; encoded by the coding sequence ATGCACGCCGACTTGGAGAAATTGTTGTCTCTGGGGAGAATTACCCCCGCTCTCGCTGAAAAACTTGATTGTATCTCACCTGGCCATTACTGCTTCCACTCTACCTGGGGAGCCGGAAAAGTCATTTCCTGGAACCTGCCGGCCAAAAAGCTGGTCATTGATTTTGAAGAAAATCCGGAACATGAAATCGCGCTGGAGTTTGCTCCCCGCATTCTGGAATTCATCGGTGACGACCACTTCCTGGCCAAGCGCTATGAAGACCCGGAATTCCTGATCTCCCTGGCAGCAGACGATCCTGTGGAACTGGTCCGCCTGACGCTGAAGGGCTACGGCAATTCCCTCACCCCGGAAAAGCTGGAAGCCGCCCTGAAAGGCACCGTTATTGCGGAAGACAAATGGAAAAACTGGTGGGACAAGGTGCGCGCCATGCTGCGCACCAACGTGCAGTTCATGATGCCGACCCGCAAGGGGGAACGCATCACCCTGCGCACCAACACGCTTTCCCGCGCCCAAGCCGCCCTGGAAGATTACGGCAAGGCCGCCGACCTGAAAGCGAAAGTGCGCGTGCTGGATAGCGTCAAAATGGAAAACGTGGTCTCCGAACCGGATGCGGTGAATACCCTGATCCAGGCCGTAAACGCCGACGTATGCAACGGCGGCAGCCTGGCCCTCCAGCAGGTGCTGGAACTGGCCATTCTGCGGGACGACCTGATCGCCGCCGTCAAGAACGCGGAAGCGGCGGAAACTGCCTGCTCCCTTCGCTCCCTTGTGGAAACCGGCATTGAAGACGTGGAGCGCTTCGCGGAAGTGCTCAATTCCATGCCCGCGGTGCGCCAAAAGCGCGTGTATGCCGTGCTTCCGGAAATCTTTGGCGACTCATGGACGGAAAAGGCCTTGGAACTATTTGACGCCAGCGGAGCCCGCGCCGTGGGGGAAATCGCCAAATTCCTCATTGAACAGGGACAGGAAAAAACTTTCATCAAGCACTTGAAGCATTCCCTGCTGCGGCAGACCCTTCCCGCGGAATCCCTCATCTGGATTTGCCGCCAGCGCAATGATGCCTCCAAACCCCTCTTCGGCCTTCCGGTAGGCATTGCCATGCTCTCCCTGATTGAGCAGGACCACATGGATGGCGGCCCCAACCGCATGTTGCGTCTGAAAAACCTGTTCATGGAAGACAAAAACATGATTCAGGAAATGATCAGGAAGCAGGACGTGGCGGAAGTGCGCCAGTTCGCCAAAATGCTGTACAACACATCTGCCTTCTCCGAACAGGACCGCGGCGCACTGATGGCCCGTGTGATCAGCGTGTTCCCGGACCTTCACTCCATCGTACTGGATGCAATGGTGGACACCTCCGACAAACCGGAACCGATCTTCGTCTCCTGGGAAAGCCTGGAAGCGCGCAAGAAGGAACTGGAAGAACTGGTGAATGTGAAAATTCCGGAAAACCTGCACAACAAGAAAATTTCCCGTGCGGAAGGCGACCTTCGTGAAAACGGCGGCTACCAGGACGCCAAGGAAGTGGAAAAAGTCCTCAACCGCCGCCGCGCGGAGCTGGAACATGCTCTGTCCCTGGCCCGCGGCACGGACTTTACCGTAACGGACACCTCCAGGGCGGCCATGGGAACAAAAGTGACGCTCCAGCCACTCGGCGGCGGAGACCTCGTGATATACACCATTCTGGGAGCGTGGGACACAAACCCGGAAAAACACATCGTCTCCTACCTTTCCCAGGTTGGCAAGGAACTGACCGGCAAGAAAGTGGGCGATCAGGTTAAAATCGTTCCCATGGACGGCGACAAAAAGAAGGTGTTCACGATCACCGCCATTGAAGCCGCCTTTTAA
- a CDS encoding PEP-CTERM sorting domain-containing protein (PEP-CTERM proteins occur, often in large numbers, in the proteomes of bacteria that also encode an exosortase, a predicted intramembrane cysteine proteinase. The presence of a PEP-CTERM domain at a protein's C-terminus predicts cleavage within the sorting domain, followed by covalent anchoring to some some component of the (usually Gram-negative) cell surface. Many PEP-CTERM proteins exhibit an unusual sequence composition that includes large numbers of potential glycosylation sites. Expression of one such protein has been shown restore the ability of a bacterium to form floc, a type of biofilm.) yields MAAATAVAEASTVLISFGINSGNDTSVVNGTYRGETGQKVNKISTGSSNSYTSGALSTTGGETTAITVTTGGVCCGSGGVLTDVTAKESALAGHDNKFYDVFGQDMSIGNPMGGVVNTAGSANGNFTMSLNNLSAGTYTLTMLVGRGNDYGAGNTSSFSLSGDGIANISAILDDYSTGSGATLNGSTVTANTHTGDWVLMTYTFDVTADNTRLDILSEGGSGSINTLALTSVPEPATASLSLLGLSALLLRRRRN; encoded by the coding sequence ATGGCTGCGGCAACTGCCGTTGCGGAAGCATCTACAGTCCTGATATCGTTCGGCATCAATTCAGGCAATGACACCTCCGTTGTGAACGGAACCTACCGCGGAGAAACCGGGCAAAAAGTAAATAAAATTTCAACAGGAAGCTCAAATTCCTACACTTCCGGAGCATTGTCAACCACCGGAGGGGAAACTACCGCCATCACCGTCACGACCGGCGGTGTTTGCTGTGGATCAGGTGGCGTGCTGACGGACGTTACCGCAAAAGAATCCGCCCTGGCGGGCCATGACAACAAGTTCTATGATGTCTTTGGCCAGGACATGTCCATAGGCAATCCCATGGGGGGCGTTGTCAACACTGCCGGTTCTGCCAATGGCAACTTCACCATGTCCCTGAACAATCTGTCCGCAGGTACCTACACGCTGACAATGCTGGTAGGCCGCGGAAACGATTACGGGGCAGGCAATACTTCTTCCTTCAGCCTCAGCGGCGATGGCATAGCCAACATTTCGGCCATTCTTGACGATTATTCCACTGGTTCCGGCGCCACGCTGAACGGCTCCACCGTCACAGCCAATACACATACCGGAGACTGGGTGCTGATGACTTACACGTTTGACGTGACGGCCGACAATACCCGGCTTGACATCCTCTCCGAGGGCGGTAGCGGCAGCATCAACACTCTGGCGCTAACCTCCGTTCCGGAACCGGCTACGGCATCCCTGAGCCTTCTGGGGCTTTCCGCCCTGCTTCTGCGCCGCCGCAGAAACTGA
- a CDS encoding SDR family oxidoreductase, with amino-acid sequence MQNQRFQYERIIITGASSGFGKAFAQMLASCTGELILVARNEEALQQLAAGLEEKHPGLNAAALPCDLADESALGDLAGRLLELPAAKTLLINNAGAGDYGEFSEGSWDRIRTLLRLNVESLTRLCHAMIPGLKKNGGDIINISSLAALLPIPDFAVYAATKAYVSSLSEALRLELKEHGIRVLAVCPGPVSTGFGKAARRPGFTGNMMPGRNAFDTPTETVVKDSLHALSRGRARVFPGVKIRLAALLLNAAPLGLIRFFMGKRPRKVQPSPTETLPPAP; translated from the coding sequence ATGCAGAACCAACGCTTCCAGTACGAAAGAATTATCATCACGGGCGCATCGTCCGGATTCGGGAAGGCTTTTGCCCAGATGCTGGCCTCCTGCACCGGTGAACTGATTCTCGTCGCCCGGAATGAAGAGGCGCTTCAACAACTTGCCGCCGGGCTGGAAGAAAAACATCCCGGACTGAACGCCGCCGCCCTTCCCTGCGACCTGGCGGACGAATCCGCCTTGGGCGACCTGGCTGGCCGCCTTCTGGAACTGCCTGCGGCAAAAACCCTTCTGATCAACAACGCCGGAGCAGGAGACTACGGAGAATTCTCGGAAGGCTCCTGGGACAGAATTCGCACCCTGCTGCGCCTGAACGTGGAAAGCCTCACGCGCCTGTGCCACGCCATGATACCGGGATTGAAAAAAAACGGCGGGGACATCATCAACATCAGCTCCCTGGCGGCTCTGCTCCCCATCCCGGACTTTGCCGTTTATGCGGCCACCAAGGCATACGTTTCCAGCCTGTCGGAAGCCCTGCGGTTGGAACTGAAGGAACACGGCATACGAGTCCTGGCCGTTTGTCCCGGCCCCGTCTCCACGGGATTCGGGAAAGCGGCGCGCCGCCCCGGCTTCACCGGCAACATGATGCCGGGCAGAAACGCCTTTGACACCCCCACGGAAACCGTCGTGAAAGACAGCCTGCACGCCCTGTCCCGCGGACGCGCCAGAGTCTTCCCCGGCGTGAAAATACGTTTGGCGGCCCTGCTGCTGAATGCGGCTCCCCTGGGGCTGATCCGCTTCTTCATGGGCAAACGCCCCCGGAAAGTCCAGCCGTCTCCAACCGAAACCCTCCCTCCCGCGCCATGA
- a CDS encoding glycoside hydrolase family 75 protein, translated as MKPHRRGITRITWFKLTVCACLAAMAASLFTPYPAQIIRALKGEPEPATDAPDAYPPHTSLPPEQPDQTQTAAPDTAGRPGTATEDARLLSPWTPERTIALPPVQYPPFPPVLPTRPSTGALTNIYELARGLNLKTQANFLPGTLASSDKEIKSNYQMTLTLNVKQPQALTKKEDILKLNPKLEAILPDLSTLFSHARISPYYGQIYARKQTEIRKNLASLTKLFDRHNFYDTETILEITHPETRRKLLWLQSEMDVVSDGSDGDRLSTMPDKILKSSFYQPSTSYRWKKRTDKPNPLLKPWQQRLAAYKASLAKAPAAEKAALRSKIDHAERVIAELKRYSFLISEYDPFIVVPLGVVNQSSPFSPQFGDYAVVIVDGKLYPALVGDAGPRYKTGEGSLRLSREINPKSGPYSRPVSDLVVSYLIFPGTAEPEAGPPDYEKLTAKCRELLNDIGGMGDAFKLHQWEDLLAPKPPPSSPSPSASDKEPETTAKDGKTAADKPSETPSSTSSPTPSSTSAPAAP; from the coding sequence ATGAAACCCCACCGCCGCGGAATCACCCGCATCACCTGGTTCAAGCTTACGGTCTGCGCCTGCCTGGCCGCCATGGCGGCTTCCCTCTTCACGCCGTATCCGGCCCAGATTATCCGCGCCCTGAAAGGAGAGCCGGAACCGGCGACGGATGCCCCGGACGCCTACCCGCCCCACACTTCCCTGCCCCCGGAACAGCCGGACCAGACGCAAACGGCCGCCCCGGATACTGCCGGACGCCCCGGCACGGCCACGGAAGATGCGCGCCTGCTGTCTCCCTGGACGCCGGAGCGCACCATCGCCCTGCCCCCCGTGCAGTATCCGCCGTTTCCACCAGTTCTGCCCACCAGGCCGTCCACAGGAGCGCTCACGAACATTTACGAGCTGGCCCGTGGCCTGAACTTGAAAACCCAGGCCAACTTCCTGCCCGGCACGCTGGCTTCCAGCGACAAGGAAATCAAAAGCAATTACCAGATGACGCTCACCCTGAACGTCAAACAGCCCCAAGCCCTGACGAAAAAGGAAGATATCCTGAAGCTCAACCCCAAACTGGAGGCCATCCTCCCGGATCTGTCCACCCTGTTCAGCCACGCTCGCATCTCTCCCTACTACGGGCAGATCTACGCCCGCAAACAAACGGAAATCCGCAAAAACCTGGCCTCCCTGACCAAGCTGTTTGACCGCCACAACTTCTATGATACGGAAACCATCCTGGAAATAACCCACCCGGAAACCCGTAGAAAACTGCTGTGGCTTCAAAGTGAAATGGACGTCGTTTCCGACGGGTCGGACGGTGACCGGCTGTCCACCATGCCGGACAAAATCCTGAAAAGTTCCTTCTACCAGCCCAGCACCTCCTACCGCTGGAAAAAGCGCACGGACAAGCCCAATCCCCTGCTCAAGCCCTGGCAGCAGAGGCTGGCTGCCTACAAGGCAAGCCTGGCCAAGGCCCCCGCCGCGGAAAAAGCCGCCCTGCGCAGCAAAATAGACCATGCGGAACGGGTCATTGCGGAACTGAAAAGGTACAGCTTCCTGATCTCGGAATACGATCCCTTCATCGTAGTCCCTCTGGGCGTCGTCAACCAGTCTTCCCCGTTCTCCCCGCAATTCGGCGATTACGCCGTCGTCATTGTGGACGGCAAATTATACCCGGCCCTGGTGGGGGACGCCGGCCCCCGGTACAAGACGGGGGAAGGCTCCCTGCGCCTGAGCCGGGAAATCAACCCCAAATCCGGACCTTACAGCCGCCCCGTCTCCGATCTGGTGGTGAGCTACCTGATCTTCCCCGGCACCGCGGAGCCGGAAGCCGGACCGCCCGACTATGAAAAACTCACGGCGAAATGCCGGGAACTGCTCAACGACATAGGCGGCATGGGAGACGCCTTCAAACTCCACCAGTGGGAAGACCTGCTTGCTCCCAAGCCGCCTCCCTCTTCTCCCTCTCCCTCCGCTTCCGACAAGGAACCGGAAACCACGGCAAAAGACGGAAAAACGGCTGCGGACAAACCGTCGGAAACTCCTTCTTCCACATCTTCCCCCACGCCTTCCTCCACATCCGCACCTGCGGCCCCCTGA
- a CDS encoding squalene/phytoene synthase family protein, which produces MKGLHQLLSAVSRSFYLSMRFLPCEMRPGVAVGYLLARATDTVADTVDMDLKERLALLKMMGAAVAGDASHEAAATCFGRLGVLSSVQKHRGEGELLARFPECLALLEALPPREQMLVRNVLATIVEGQAWDLEYFVEHPSVICPEQLEHYAYMVAGCVGEFWTRLGLLVLGDAFSTQPEEVLLRWGVHYGMGLQLVNILRDREEDFSRGRSYLPGDDAETWLEKAELWLKEGVFYAESLHNGRLRFSTVLPAWLGLDTLDLLKHREIPSSGKVKITRGRVYSRMWKAFLFSWKEAL; this is translated from the coding sequence ATGAAGGGCCTCCATCAGCTTTTATCCGCCGTTTCCCGGTCCTTTTACCTGAGCATGCGCTTTCTGCCCTGCGAAATGCGGCCCGGCGTGGCCGTGGGCTATTTGCTGGCGCGCGCCACGGATACGGTGGCGGACACGGTGGATATGGATTTGAAGGAGAGGCTGGCCCTGCTGAAGATGATGGGCGCGGCTGTGGCAGGGGATGCCTCCCACGAGGCGGCCGCAACCTGCTTCGGCCGGCTGGGCGTGCTGTCTTCCGTGCAGAAGCACCGGGGGGAGGGGGAACTTCTAGCGCGCTTTCCCGAATGTCTGGCCCTGCTGGAAGCCCTGCCGCCGCGGGAGCAGATGCTGGTGCGGAACGTTCTGGCTACGATTGTGGAGGGACAGGCGTGGGACCTGGAATATTTTGTGGAGCATCCCTCCGTCATTTGTCCGGAACAATTGGAACATTACGCCTACATGGTGGCCGGATGCGTGGGCGAGTTCTGGACCAGGCTGGGCCTCCTTGTCCTTGGCGATGCGTTCAGCACCCAGCCGGAAGAGGTGCTTTTGCGGTGGGGAGTCCATTACGGAATGGGGCTGCAGCTGGTGAATATTCTCCGCGACCGGGAGGAGGATTTCTCCCGCGGGAGAAGCTATCTGCCCGGAGACGATGCGGAAACGTGGCTGGAAAAGGCGGAGCTGTGGCTGAAGGAAGGCGTGTTTTATGCGGAGTCCCTGCATAACGGACGATTGCGTTTTTCCACGGTGCTTCCGGCGTGGCTGGGGCTGGATACGCTGGATTTGTTGAAACACCGGGAAATTCCCTCTTCCGGAAAGGTGAAGATTACGCGCGGCAGGGTGTATTCCCGGATGTGGAAGGCGTTTCTGTTTTCCTGGAAGGAAGCCTTGTAG